From a single Salvelinus namaycush isolate Seneca chromosome 14, SaNama_1.0, whole genome shotgun sequence genomic region:
- the LOC120058854 gene encoding lysophosphatidic acid receptor 6 yields MNTSVGDVTDNCSTPRDYQFYFFPAVYSLVMALGLPGNVGALYVFIFKITPRTSSNVFVINLALADTTFLCTLPFKIHYHRNSNDWVFGNVACSITGTLFFANIYISIAFMTCICVDRYVAVAYPHTYLRLRNSRCTVLVSAAVWVVAGAAVLAFILVGPLDSQHRSCFENFSQKEWDRRLVPYSIFSLVVGSLLPSVVILVCYPLVARRIALIRTNTARGALRVIYTILVITLLCFLPYHVVHFLHLLRRLGVIQHCPYANAIYNARRVTMALVSLNSCLDPLLYYFTTSHCKWSPSKARFRWLWDRRTMGVYTIAVRP; encoded by the coding sequence ATGAATACATCTGTTGGAGATGTAACTGACAACTGTAGTACCCCCAGAGACTACCAGTTCTACTTCTTCCCAGCCGTCTACAGTCTGGTGATGGCACTGGGCCTGCCAGGCAACGTGGGAGCCCTCTATGTGTTCATCTTCAAGATAACTCCCCGCACCTCCTCTAACGTGTTTGTCATTAACCTGGCCCTCGCTGACACCACCTTCCTTTGCACCCTGCCCTTCAAGATCCACTACCACCGCAACAGCAATGACTGGGTATTCGGAAATGTGGCCTGCAGCATCACAGGAACACTGTTCTTCGCCAACATCTACATCAGCATCGCCTTCATGACCTGTATCTGTGTGGATCGATATGTGGCCGTCGCCTATCCTCACACTTATCTGAGGCTCCGGAACTCACGTTGCACTGTACTGGTGAGTGCAGCAGTGTGGGTGGTGGCGGGGGCAGCGGTTCTGGCCTTCATCCTAGTGGGACCTCTGGACAGCCAGCACCGTAGCTGCTTTGAAAACTTCTCCCAGAAAGAGTGGGACAGGCGTCTGGTGCCATACAGCATATTCAGTCTCGTCGTCGGCTCGCTACTGCCCTCTGTGGTCATCCTGGTGTGTTACCCTCTGGTGGCACGGCGCATCGCTCTCATCCGGACCAACACAGCCCGCGGAGCCCTGAGGGTCATCTACACAATCCTCGTTATCACCCTACTCTGCTTTCTGCCCTACCACGTGGTTCACTTCCTGCATCTGCTCCGCCGTCTAGGGGTCATCCAGCACTGTCCCTATGCAAACGCCATCTACAATGCCCGGCGGGTGACAATGGCACTCGTCAGCCTCAACAGTTGTCTGGACCCCCTGCTCTACTATTTCACCACCAGTCACTGTAAGTGGAGTCCCTCCAAGGCCAGATTCAGATGGCTGTGGGATAGGAGGACCATGGGAGTCTACACCATCGCTGTGAGACCGTGA
- the ints11 gene encoding integrator complex subunit 11 isoform X1: MHLYCLQAMARVPKVLLRDLLGLAVTPGAVTLDVLEGAGQDVGRSCILVSIGGKNIMLDCGMHMGFNDDRRFPDFSYITQQGRLTEFLDCVIISHFHLDHCGALPYMSEMVGYDGPIYMTHPTKAICPILLEDFRKITVDKKGETNFFTSQMIKDCMKKVVPLNLHQTVQVDDELEIKAYYAGHVLGAAMVQIKVGSESVVYTGDYNMTPDRHLGAAWIDKCRPDILISESTYATTIRDSKRCRERDFLKKVHETVERGGKVLIPVFALGRAQELCILLETFWERMNMKAPIYFSTGLTEKANHYYKLFITWTNQKIRKTFVQRNMFEFKHIKAFDRSYADNPGPMVVFATPGMLHAGQSLQIFKKWAGNEKNMIIMPGYCVQGTIGHKILNGQKKLEMENRQTLEVKLQVEYMSFSAHADAKGIMQLIRMAEPRNMLLVHGEAKKMEFLKDKIEQEFTINCFMPANGETTTVITNPSVPVDISLNLLKREMALGGPLPDPKKPRTMHGTLIMKDNSLRLVSPEQALKELGLNEHQLRFTCRVQLQDPHSDPDTLSRIYTHLKSVLKGYTIQHLPDGTVMVESIVIKVSSSAEEPNTKVLLLSWSYQDEDLGSFLSTLLKKGLPSGLSSI; this comes from the exons atgcacctgtactgtctccaggccatggctcgggtgccCAAGGTCCTCCTTAGGGATCTTCTTGGCCTtgctgtgacaccgggtgctgtaacattagatgtcctggagg GTGCTGGACAAGATGTTGGCCGTAGCTGTATCCTTGTCTCTATTGGGGGCAAAAACATTATGCTTGACTGTGGGATGCACATGGGCTTCAATGATGAC AGAAGATTCCCAGATTTCTCTTACATAACACAACAAGGACGCCTGACAGAATTCTTGGACTGTGTAATTATCAG TCATTTCCACTTGGACCACTGTGGTGCTCTGCCGTACATGAGTGAGATGGTGGGCTACGATGGCCCCATCTACATGACCCACCCCACCAAGGCCATCTGCCCTATCTTGCTGGAAGACTTCAGGAAGATCACTGTGGACAAGAAGGGCGAAACCAACTTCTTCACATCCCAGATGATCAAGGACTGCATGAAGAAAGTAGTCCCTTTGAACCTCCACCAGACTGTCCAG GTAGATGATGAGCTGGAGATCAAGGCTTACTATGCAGGCCACGTCCTAGGAGCTGCTATGGTGCAGATCAAAGTAGGATCTGAGTCTGTGGTCTACACT GGTGACTATAACATGACGCCAGACAGACATTTAGG GGCTGCGTGGATCGATAAGTGTCGGCCAGACATCCTCATCTCAGAGTCCACCTACGCCACCACCATCCGTGACTCCAAGAGGTGCAGGGAGAGGGACTTCCTGAAGAAAGTACACGagacagtggagagaggggggaag GTTCTGATTCCGGTCTTTGCCCTGGGTAGAGCTCAGGAACTGTGCATTCTATTGGAAACATTCTG GGAGCGGATGAACATGAAGGCCCCCATCTACTTCTCCACGGGGCTCACAGAGAAAGCCAATCACTACTACAAACTCTTCATCACCTGGACCAATCAGAAGATCAGAAAAACCTTTGTACAGAGAAACATGTTTGagttcaaacacattaaggccTTTGATCGCTCCTACGCAGACAACCCTGGACCAATG GTGGTCTTTGCCACCCCAGGAATGCTGCATGCTGGTCAGTCTCTACAGATATTCAAGAAGTGGGCTGGCAACGAGAAGAATATG ATCATTATGCCTGGGTATTGTGTGCAAGGCACCATCGGACACAAGATCCTGAATGGTCAAAAGAAACTGGAGATGGAGAATAGACAAACG TTGGAGGTGAAGCTGCAGGTGGAGTACATGTCGTTCAGCGCCCATGCAGACGCTAAGGGCATCATGCAGCTCATCCGCATGGCAGAGCCTCGCAACATGCTGCTGGTGCACGGAGAGGCCAAGAAGATGGAGTTCCTCAAGGACAAGATCGAGCAGGAGTTCA CCATCAACTGCTTCATGCCAGCCAACGGTGAGACCACCACTGTGATCACCAACCCCAGTGTCCCAGTGGACATCTCACTCAACCTGCTCAAGAGGGAGATGGCCCTTGGAG GCCCCTTACCTGACCCGAAAAAGCCTCGTACCATGCACGGGACCCTGATCATGAAGGATAAT AGTCTTCGGCTGGTCTCTCCAGAACAGGCTCTCAAGGAGTTGGGCCTCAACGAGCACCAGCTCCGCTTCACCTGCCGAGTACAGCTCCAGGACCCACACAGTGACCCCGACACTCTcagcagaatctacacacacctCAAGAG TGTGCTGAAAGGTTATACCATCCAGCACCTCCCAGACGGGACCGTCATGGTGGAGTCTATTGTGATCAAGGTGTCCTCCTCAGCTGAAGAGCCCAACACCAAGGTGCTGCTGCTGTCCTGGAGCTACCAG GATGAAGATCTGGGGAGCTTTCTGTCTACTCTGCTGAAGAAAGGACTTCCATCAGGGCTGTCTTCAATATGA
- the ints11 gene encoding integrator complex subunit 11 isoform X2, whose translation MPEIKVTPLGAGQDVGRSCILVSIGGKNIMLDCGMHMGFNDDRRFPDFSYITQQGRLTEFLDCVIISHFHLDHCGALPYMSEMVGYDGPIYMTHPTKAICPILLEDFRKITVDKKGETNFFTSQMIKDCMKKVVPLNLHQTVQVDDELEIKAYYAGHVLGAAMVQIKVGSESVVYTGDYNMTPDRHLGAAWIDKCRPDILISESTYATTIRDSKRCRERDFLKKVHETVERGGKVLIPVFALGRAQELCILLETFWERMNMKAPIYFSTGLTEKANHYYKLFITWTNQKIRKTFVQRNMFEFKHIKAFDRSYADNPGPMVVFATPGMLHAGQSLQIFKKWAGNEKNMIIMPGYCVQGTIGHKILNGQKKLEMENRQTLEVKLQVEYMSFSAHADAKGIMQLIRMAEPRNMLLVHGEAKKMEFLKDKIEQEFTINCFMPANGETTTVITNPSVPVDISLNLLKREMALGGPLPDPKKPRTMHGTLIMKDNSLRLVSPEQALKELGLNEHQLRFTCRVQLQDPHSDPDTLSRIYTHLKSVLKGYTIQHLPDGTVMVESIVIKVSSSAEEPNTKVLLLSWSYQDEDLGSFLSTLLKKGLPSGLSSI comes from the exons ATGCCTGAGATAAAAGTTACACCACTGG GTGCTGGACAAGATGTTGGCCGTAGCTGTATCCTTGTCTCTATTGGGGGCAAAAACATTATGCTTGACTGTGGGATGCACATGGGCTTCAATGATGAC AGAAGATTCCCAGATTTCTCTTACATAACACAACAAGGACGCCTGACAGAATTCTTGGACTGTGTAATTATCAG TCATTTCCACTTGGACCACTGTGGTGCTCTGCCGTACATGAGTGAGATGGTGGGCTACGATGGCCCCATCTACATGACCCACCCCACCAAGGCCATCTGCCCTATCTTGCTGGAAGACTTCAGGAAGATCACTGTGGACAAGAAGGGCGAAACCAACTTCTTCACATCCCAGATGATCAAGGACTGCATGAAGAAAGTAGTCCCTTTGAACCTCCACCAGACTGTCCAG GTAGATGATGAGCTGGAGATCAAGGCTTACTATGCAGGCCACGTCCTAGGAGCTGCTATGGTGCAGATCAAAGTAGGATCTGAGTCTGTGGTCTACACT GGTGACTATAACATGACGCCAGACAGACATTTAGG GGCTGCGTGGATCGATAAGTGTCGGCCAGACATCCTCATCTCAGAGTCCACCTACGCCACCACCATCCGTGACTCCAAGAGGTGCAGGGAGAGGGACTTCCTGAAGAAAGTACACGagacagtggagagaggggggaag GTTCTGATTCCGGTCTTTGCCCTGGGTAGAGCTCAGGAACTGTGCATTCTATTGGAAACATTCTG GGAGCGGATGAACATGAAGGCCCCCATCTACTTCTCCACGGGGCTCACAGAGAAAGCCAATCACTACTACAAACTCTTCATCACCTGGACCAATCAGAAGATCAGAAAAACCTTTGTACAGAGAAACATGTTTGagttcaaacacattaaggccTTTGATCGCTCCTACGCAGACAACCCTGGACCAATG GTGGTCTTTGCCACCCCAGGAATGCTGCATGCTGGTCAGTCTCTACAGATATTCAAGAAGTGGGCTGGCAACGAGAAGAATATG ATCATTATGCCTGGGTATTGTGTGCAAGGCACCATCGGACACAAGATCCTGAATGGTCAAAAGAAACTGGAGATGGAGAATAGACAAACG TTGGAGGTGAAGCTGCAGGTGGAGTACATGTCGTTCAGCGCCCATGCAGACGCTAAGGGCATCATGCAGCTCATCCGCATGGCAGAGCCTCGCAACATGCTGCTGGTGCACGGAGAGGCCAAGAAGATGGAGTTCCTCAAGGACAAGATCGAGCAGGAGTTCA CCATCAACTGCTTCATGCCAGCCAACGGTGAGACCACCACTGTGATCACCAACCCCAGTGTCCCAGTGGACATCTCACTCAACCTGCTCAAGAGGGAGATGGCCCTTGGAG GCCCCTTACCTGACCCGAAAAAGCCTCGTACCATGCACGGGACCCTGATCATGAAGGATAAT AGTCTTCGGCTGGTCTCTCCAGAACAGGCTCTCAAGGAGTTGGGCCTCAACGAGCACCAGCTCCGCTTCACCTGCCGAGTACAGCTCCAGGACCCACACAGTGACCCCGACACTCTcagcagaatctacacacacctCAAGAG TGTGCTGAAAGGTTATACCATCCAGCACCTCCCAGACGGGACCGTCATGGTGGAGTCTATTGTGATCAAGGTGTCCTCCTCAGCTGAAGAGCCCAACACCAAGGTGCTGCTGCTGTCCTGGAGCTACCAG GATGAAGATCTGGGGAGCTTTCTGTCTACTCTGCTGAAGAAAGGACTTCCATCAGGGCTGTCTTCAATATGA
- the LOC120059170 gene encoding ceramide-1-phosphate transfer protein-like, producing MAIASEDLKFTLQEVLDTFKSCLSEHKEVFLEHYVAGWRGLVRFMNCLGSVFSFISKDAVNKIQILVNHLNGENGAHYVTIQSMVKYELDSQLVDLTKRGSFPESGCRTLLRLHRALRWLELFLERLRTSTEDSNTSVMCSEAYNESLAQHHAWIIRKAAGTAFWALPGRATFFDVLNVGSPEQVMAVLGDTLPLISEVYKVTEDLYAQNNILELP from the exons ATGGCTATAGCATCGGAGGATCTGAAATTCACTTTACAAGAGGTTCTTGACACTTTTAAGTCATGCCTCTCTGAACACAAAGAAGTATTCCTTGAACATTACGTAGCAGGGTGGCGTGGTCTCGTAAG ATTCATGAACTGCCTGGGGAGTGTGTTTTCCTTCATCTCCAAGGATGCTGTCAACAAGATCCAAATCCTGGTCAACCATCTGAATGGTGAGAATGGGGCCCACTACGTCACCATCCAGTCTATGGTCAAGTATGAACTGGACAGCCAACTGGTGGACCTGACCAAGAGAGGCAGTTTCCCAGAGTCCGGCTGCCGCACCCTCCTGAGGCTGCACCGTGCCCTACGCTGGCTGGAGCTATTCCTGGAGAGGCTACGAACCAGCACTGAGGACAGCAATACCTCGGTCATGTGCTCTGAGGCCTATAATGAGTCCCTCGCCCAACACCATGCATGGATCATCCGCAAGGCTGCCGGCACAGCGTTCTGGGCTCTCCCAGGTCGTGCTACGTTCTTTGATGTGTTGAATGTAGGTAGCCCAGAGCAGGTGATGGCTGTGCTAGGGGACACACTGCCTCTCATCTCTGAGGTATACAAAGTGACAGAGGACCTCTATGCCCAGAACAACATACTGGAGTTGCCCTAG
- the zgc:193690 gene encoding ATP-dependent RNA helicase DDX19A isoform X2: MIHTSLVNTTNQVEVLQRDPNSPLYSVKTFEELRLPQNLIAQSQSGTGKTAAFALAMLSHVDPANKWTQCLCIAPTYELALQTGKVIEQMGKFYPEVKLAYAIRGNKLDRGTKIQEQIVIGTPGTVLDWCSKLKIIDPKKISVFVLDEADVMIATQGHQDQSIRIQRMLPNECQMLLFSATFEDSVWKFAERVVPDPNIIKLKREEETLDTIKQYYVLCNDKDEKFTALCNIYGAITIAQAMIFCHTRRTAGWLSAELTKEGHVVALLSGEMTVEQRAAIIERFREGKEKVLVTTNVCSRGIDVEQVSVVINFDLPMDKDGNADNETYLHRIGRTGRFGKRGLAVNMIDSKQSMNILNQIEEHFNKKINKLDTDDLDEIEKISN, from the exons ATGATCCACACCAGCCTTGTGAACACTACCAATCAAGTAGAGGTTCTTCAGAGGGATCCAAACTCTCCTCTTTACTCGGTCAAGACATTTGAAGAGCTGAGACT ACCTCAGAACCTGATTGCCCAATCACAGTCCGGCACAGGTAAAACAGCTGCCTTTGCGCTGGCCATGCTCAGCCATGTTGACCCAGCTAACAAATGGACTCAG TGTCTTTGCATTGCCCCAACGTACGAGCTAGCCTTGCAGACTGGTAAAGTCATTGAACAGATGGGGAAATTCTATCCTGAGGTCAAATTGGCATATGCCATTCGTGGCAATAAAT TGGACCGAGGGACGAAGATTCAGGAGCAAATTGTCATCGGGACACCTGGCACGGTCCTAGACTGGTGCTCCAAACTGAAGATCATCGACCCCAAGAAGATCAGCGTCTTCGTCCTGGACGAGGCTGACGTCATGATTGCCACACAAGGTCACCAGGACCAGAGCATCCGGATCCAAAG AATGTTGCCAAATGAATGTCAGATGCTGCTGTTTTCGGCCACGTTTGAGGACTCAGTCTGGAAGTTTGCCGAGAGGGTTGTGCCAGACCCCAACATCATCAAGCTGAAACGTGAAGAGGAGACTCTGGACACCATCAAGCAGTATTACGTGCTCTGCAATGATAAGGACGAGAAGTTCACAGCCCTCTGTAATATCTACGGAGCCATCACCATCGCCCAGGCTATGATCTTCTGTCAT ACCCGAAGGAcagctggctggctgtctgctgAGCTGACCAAAGAGGGCCATGTGGTGGCACTGCTGAGTGGGGAGATGACTGTTGAGCAGAGAGCGGCCATCATTGAACGCTTCAGGGAGGGCAAAGAGAAAGTCCTAGTGACCACCAACGTATGCTCCAGAG GCATTGATGTTGAGCAAGTTTCCGTGGTGATCAACTTTGACCTGCCCATGGACAAAGACGGAAACGCTGACAACGAGACATACCTTCACCGGATTGGCCGAACAGGACGTTTCGGCAAGAGGGGGCTTGCCGTCAATATGATTGACAGCAAACAAAGCATGAACATTCTCAACCAAATCGAGGAGCATTTCA ATAAGAAGATAAACAAACTTGACACTGACGATCTGGATGAAATCGAGAAAATCAGCAACTGA
- the zgc:193690 gene encoding ATP-dependent RNA helicase DDX19A isoform X1 yields the protein MGFNRPSKIQENALPMMLAEPPQNLIAQSQSGTGKTAAFALAMLSHVDPANKWTQCLCIAPTYELALQTGKVIEQMGKFYPEVKLAYAIRGNKLDRGTKIQEQIVIGTPGTVLDWCSKLKIIDPKKISVFVLDEADVMIATQGHQDQSIRIQRMLPNECQMLLFSATFEDSVWKFAERVVPDPNIIKLKREEETLDTIKQYYVLCNDKDEKFTALCNIYGAITIAQAMIFCHTRRTAGWLSAELTKEGHVVALLSGEMTVEQRAAIIERFREGKEKVLVTTNVCSRGIDVEQVSVVINFDLPMDKDGNADNETYLHRIGRTGRFGKRGLAVNMIDSKQSMNILNQIEEHFNKKINKLDTDDLDEIEKISN from the exons ATGGGTTTCAACAGACCCTCTAAGATCCAGGAGAATGCCCTGCCCATGATGCTGGCAGAGCC ACCTCAGAACCTGATTGCCCAATCACAGTCCGGCACAGGTAAAACAGCTGCCTTTGCGCTGGCCATGCTCAGCCATGTTGACCCAGCTAACAAATGGACTCAG TGTCTTTGCATTGCCCCAACGTACGAGCTAGCCTTGCAGACTGGTAAAGTCATTGAACAGATGGGGAAATTCTATCCTGAGGTCAAATTGGCATATGCCATTCGTGGCAATAAAT TGGACCGAGGGACGAAGATTCAGGAGCAAATTGTCATCGGGACACCTGGCACGGTCCTAGACTGGTGCTCCAAACTGAAGATCATCGACCCCAAGAAGATCAGCGTCTTCGTCCTGGACGAGGCTGACGTCATGATTGCCACACAAGGTCACCAGGACCAGAGCATCCGGATCCAAAG AATGTTGCCAAATGAATGTCAGATGCTGCTGTTTTCGGCCACGTTTGAGGACTCAGTCTGGAAGTTTGCCGAGAGGGTTGTGCCAGACCCCAACATCATCAAGCTGAAACGTGAAGAGGAGACTCTGGACACCATCAAGCAGTATTACGTGCTCTGCAATGATAAGGACGAGAAGTTCACAGCCCTCTGTAATATCTACGGAGCCATCACCATCGCCCAGGCTATGATCTTCTGTCAT ACCCGAAGGAcagctggctggctgtctgctgAGCTGACCAAAGAGGGCCATGTGGTGGCACTGCTGAGTGGGGAGATGACTGTTGAGCAGAGAGCGGCCATCATTGAACGCTTCAGGGAGGGCAAAGAGAAAGTCCTAGTGACCACCAACGTATGCTCCAGAG GCATTGATGTTGAGCAAGTTTCCGTGGTGATCAACTTTGACCTGCCCATGGACAAAGACGGAAACGCTGACAACGAGACATACCTTCACCGGATTGGCCGAACAGGACGTTTCGGCAAGAGGGGGCTTGCCGTCAATATGATTGACAGCAAACAAAGCATGAACATTCTCAACCAAATCGAGGAGCATTTCA ATAAGAAGATAAACAAACTTGACACTGACGATCTGGATGAAATCGAGAAAATCAGCAACTGA